ACGTAAAAGTTATACTCATTCCCACTGCCGTCTCAACCTTCTTTGTTACGCCAAAAAATATACACAGACCCAAAAACCGGGTAAAAACAAAGTTATTTATCAAAGCCGAAGCTATAAATATTTCAAATAATTTCATGAACTCTTTGTCCACTACATAGCCCTCCACTTTCTGAAACCTTTGTAAGTCTCAATAAAATTAATGACCACCAGCGCCCCCTGCTCCCTTTCCGCCATAGAACCTAATATCTATCCAGTTAAAAAATCCCATTAAAATACCTGTTGCTATAAAGCCGCCCGTGGGCAGGAGCATTATTAAAAGCGGTTTTGCATGGATTATATCAATTCCCCAAAGAGCCCCCTTGCCAAGGAGTTCCCTGAAGAAACTTATACAAATCAAGGCAAACATAAATCCAACACCACTGCCTATACCGTCAAAAAAAGACGGTACAACACTGCGTTTGCTGGCAAACACCTCAGCCCTGGTAAGAATCGAGGCAAAGGCAACTATCAACTGTATGTATAGTCCCATCTGCTTGTAAGCATCCCGTGCAAAAGCTGCCATAGAAAGGTCTGCCACCGTGACCCAGCCTGAAATTATCAACATAAAAACCGGTATTCTTATTTTAGGATGAATAAACGCCCTGATAGCCGAGACAGTTATATTAACCATTACGGTTACAAACACAACTGCTATGCCCATAAGCGTACCGGTTTTTAACCCCGTCGTAACCGCTATTGCAGGGCACAAGCTTATCGCAAGCCTGAATATGGCATTTTCTTTGAAAACGCCGATTAAAAGCAGACTCCAGTAATTAGTGCTCTTCTGTTGGCTTTGCATCTCCATGACCGCCGTCTCCTTTGAGAGCTCCCTGCAAAAACTCAAGGCCTTTTTTAACCCCATCCTCTGTTACTGCCCTGGATGATATGGTTGCTCCCGTTATTGCCTGTACGTATTCTTTGGTTTCCTCTTTAACTACCTTTAATGTATCTAATTTCTTACCGGGAAATTGCTTCTTAAACGACTCAGTACTTACCTCATCACCAAGGCCTGGTGTTTCAGCTTGCTTAAGTATGTCCATATTTTTTATAACGAAATCCTCTCCAACTGAAAACAAAATGTTTATGTAGCTTGAATACCCTTTACCAAATGCCTGAACAACGTAGCCAAGCACTTTTCCATCTTTTTTAGCTACAAAGTATTCAGCGTGTTTTTCATGCGGATGCCAATCGCCAAGTTTCTCAATTTTATCGGCCTCAGGCATCATCCGTTGGAGGGCTTCTTTTTTCTCTTTTTCATTTGCCTGAAATATCAGAGGCGAGGTCTTGGCATACACTCCGGCAAGAAGGACGCCGCCCACTATGTAGATTATCAGTAGATTAATCGTTATTTTTATTATTTCTTTTGTATTCATATGTTTTAAGCCTTCTTCTTTGCTCCGAATACTTCTGTACGAAAACCCCTGTCAATAAGAGGAGTGAAACAATTCATAATTAGGATTGAAAACATAACACCCTCCGGGTATCCCGCCTTAAGCCTGATTAAAATAGTAAGCAAACCGCATCCAGCGCCAAAGAGCATTTGCCCCTTCTTAGTGGTTGGACAGGTGACATAATCCGTTGCCATATAAAAAGCGCCAAGCATAAGGCCTCCGCTAAGAACATGCACCAATGGGTCACCAGTAAATATCCCCTGTTTTCCGCCAAACACCCAGGCTCCTGCCGCTACCGATGCTAAAAAAGCCGCCGGTATTCTTAGTGTAATGTACCCTCTCAGGAGTAAAAACGCTGCACCTATGAGTATCGCTATCACCGAGGTCTCACCGAGAGACCCAGCCCTGTGGCCTAATAAAAGCTCCGAATACAGGTGCATCTTGCTGCCAAATACCTCTAATAGTTTATCCAGCCCCTGCTCTTTAAGAATCCCCAGAGGAGTGGCTGTGGTCTTAGCGTCCATTCCAGTAAAATTAGCTATCGGCTGTGCCCATGTGGTCATTGCCCGCGGCCATGTAATCAACGCAAAAGCGCGTCCCATAAGAGCCGGATTAAAAACATTATAGCCAAGCCCTCCAAACAACTGCTTAGTTATTGCAACGGCAACAAAGGAACTCAGAAGCGGTATGTAAAACGGCAGAGTTGAGGGCATATTCATTCCTAAAAGGAGACCTGTCAGCACTGCGCTGCCGTCTTTTAACGATATGTCCTTACCTGCAAGTTTTTGGACAAAATACTCACTCAGTAGTGAACCGATTATACACAGGAGCGTTACAATAACAGCCTTTGGTCCAAAATAATACACACCCATGACAAATGTCGGCAAAAGTGTTGCCGTAACCGTCCACATGATCTTATCGACGCTCTCACTACTTTTAATGTGAGGGCTCACAGATACTATTAATTTATTTTCTTTACCAGCTTCCATTATCTTTCTTATAATTTTCCCATCTTTAAGGTTTAACCTGTGTCTTAGCAAGTTTTATCTGCTGAACTATTGGTCTTTTAGCCGGGCACACATACGTACAAGAGCCGCATTCAAAGCAATCGAACAGGTGATAGTCCTTAGCGTCAGCATAATGCCCTTTTTCCGAAAACAGACTTAACATCAGAGGCATTAGCCCCATCGGGCAGGCATCAACACATCTGCCACAGCGAATGCAGTTATAAAATTTATCGCTCCCTGTGGCATCCTTTTGTTCAAGCACGACAATGCCAGAGGTTCCCTTAATTACCGGCGTGTTAAGGTCGTAAAAGGCAAAACCCATCATAGGTCCCCCAGATATAATCTTGCCAGCAGTTGGTTTAAGCCCGCCACATGTCTCTATCAACTGTGAAACCGGAGTACCCACCTTAACTTTCAAATTCTTAGGTGACTTAATCCCTCCGCCAGTAACACTCACGACCCTTTCAATCAATGGCTTACCGTATCTGCATGCTTCATAGACGGCATTAGCTGTTCCCACATTCTGGACAACAACGCCGACATCCATCGGCAGCCCTCCAGCCGGTACCTCTCTGCTTAATATGGATTTAATGAGCATTTTCTCGGCACCCTGCGGATACTTAATTTGCAGAGTCCGTACCTCTATGTTTGAGCCCTTTGCCGCTTCAAGCATTTTAGTGATGGCATCGGGTTTGTTAGATTCAATTCCTACATAACCTTTGGTAACGCCAAGGATTGCCATTAAAATCTTAAGACCCTCTATGACAGACTCCGGGTACTCCAGCATGACCCTGTGATCGGCAGTAAGATACGGCTCACACTCGGCGCCGTTAATAATGACGGCATCAATGGGTTTTTCTTTTGGCGGACTTATTTTTACGTGCGTTGGGAATGTAGCACCGCCCATTCCAACGATACCGGCTGCTTTTATTCTTCCTTTCAGCTCATCCGGCGAGCGCTTAAGGTAATCCTTATCGTCCTCGGCGGGCTGCCACGCTTCATCAGGGCGGTTTGCGGCTCTTTCTACCACAACTGCTTGAACCATCCGGCCAATTGGCATCAACACAGATGTAAATGCGGTAACTTTACCGGTTATCGAGGCATGAACCGGTGCTGAAACAAAACCCTCAGGGGTTCCAATTACCTCTCCGGCTTTAACCTCCTGCCCAACTTCAACGGAGGCCTTACACGGTGCCCCTATGTGCTGGCTTAGGGGTATCACAACCCTCTGCGGTTGGGGCATTACTTCTATGGATACCGCCGATGCCAACTCTTTACGCTCAGGTGGATGTATGCCACCAAGCGGGAACGTCGTAAAACTCAATCAACCTCCAAATTCATACTCCAACATCATTCCTTTTACTAATAACTTGTAGATTATAAATCGTTGTTTTTTTTAATGTCAAGGAATATTTTTTGATGTGATAAAATAAAAAATAAAGCAAGGAAAAGGGACTAAATTCAGTAGTAAACGCAGGCCAACAATGTTAGACGATTGAATTAGAATTGGAATTAGTTTATGGCGCGTCACCTTACATATGGCAGTAAAGTCTCAGCAACGTTTGCATAGCCCTCCTCAGATGGATGTCCGTCAACACTTTCAATGTATATTTTATTGCCTTTACTGAGGCTCTCTCTTAATTTTGTGAAGCTGTTTACACATTGAATGCCATTTTGTTTGCAGAAAGCTAAAATATCGCCTGTAATAGTAGTTTCCATTTTCACCAGTCTGAAATACGTATCATTATCCGGCCTTTTGTCAACTTTGCATAGATCGGCATACACCAGCTCCTTAGTAGGAATTAACAGGAAAATTAATTTAACACTATGTTTTTGTGCCTTTTCTTTCATCAATTTCATTGCATCTTTTGTTATCCTGAGACCCTCCCTTGCTACTAATTCATTATCGGTATCCATAGACATCAGGCGTGATTTTATCTGAAGCACCGTACGCAGCGTTTTGCTTTCGTAAAATGCACCTTCATTATGGTCTGATATAGCCCAGTTTTTACCCCTGTCAAAAGCGCTGCCTTTGAAGCGGTCAATGGTAAGAAAAAGTTTTAAAGGGTTAAGATTTCTTTTCAACCATTCCATTACATGCGTTTTTTCATAAAACATAAAAAAATTATCTCTCTTTTTAACAACATCATTAAACCTATGAGAGAAATCTTCAAAATAATCTTTTCCAGTTTCCATGTACTCTTTTTTGCGTAAAAATTTGTACAGGTCGTTATTGTATGCAAGCCTGAAGGCGCTTAACATGTTATTGCCCATATAGATTCCAACTACTATAGTTTTAGGGGAAAGTTTCAGCGCTTCATTCATTAACACCAGATAGTGGACAGGCCCGTATGCCATAACGGACATGTTATAGACACTTTGTCCGGTTAGAGTTGCAAGTTGTGCCGGCCATGTTTTATTAATGGATGCGTTGTAGCCAAAAGTTTGAGAATCACCTATTGCCACAATGTCAGCTTTTTGCAGAGCAGTGCTGTTTCGGTAACCCCGTTTGTCAAGGCCAAAGCACTCCGGCGATAATCTCTGATCCAGTGTCTTATCAAAAATTGGTTTGAAATAACAGATGACTTCAGTTTTTTCAATTAATCCTGGAAATCCATTTTCCAAAAAATCTAAATAGGAAAAAAACTGTTCATTGTCATCTAATGGAGTATAAAACGTGATTACAAAAACAGTCAGAGCACATAGAAAAATTGACGAAAAAATAAACCATGAACCTTTTAATATTAATCTCTTCAAATCTGAATCCAAACTGAGCTGCCTAAAATGAGAAATAAATAAAATGCCGTTTTGTAAAAACCCCGAGAAAAACAATGCTTAAGACAGCAGCGTAATACACTGACCATCTGAGGACAGGTTTCCGCTTTGAAAACAGCTCTCTTATATCGTGATGTCTTTGCACAATGTCAACTCCTGTCACAAAAACTATAGAAAGCACAGCAATAACCACATTGGTTACACTAATACCAATCTCATTGATAACACTTGTTAAATAGCTGCTATCAACAATGTTTTGTATGTTAACAAAAAGCCCCCTGATGATAAGAAAAGCCTCCGATATATTCTTAGCCCTGAAAAATATCCATGAAAAAGTTATAAGAGAAAATGTTGTCAAAACCCTTATCAAACGATAAAAAAATTCTGCCTTATAAATACCGGAGAGAGTTACAATTTTCTTTCTGAAATTAATAGTAAGGGATGCAAAAATATAGTAGAAAGCGTTTAAGACGCCCCAGACAATAAAATTCCAGTTAGCACCGTGCCAAAGCCCACTTACCAGAAATACCAAAAACACATTAAAATAATGTCTGATATCTGACACTTTGCTGCCTCCAAGAGGTACGTAAACATAGTCCTTAAACCAGCTTGTAAGTGAGATGTGCCACCTTTTCCAGAAATCAGATATTGATTCCGATAAATAAGGCTGCCTGAAATTGTGTTTAAGCCTGAACCCCATTACCTCTGCCGAGCCTCTCGCTATGTCCGTATAGCCTGAAAAATCACAATATATTTGAACCCCGAAAAAAACCGTGGCAATAATCATAGGCACTCCGGCATATTGCTGAGGGGACAGGTAAGCTTTGTCAACAAATGCGGCAAGCCTGTCAGCCACAACAACTTTTTTAAATAAACCATAAGTCATTAACTTGAGGCCATTGGTGATTCTTACATAGTCTATTGTGTGCTTTTCATAGAATTGTTTCAGGAGATTCTGAGGTCTTTCAATTGGGCCTGCTACCAGTTGTGGATAAAACATCACGTACAGAGCATATATAAGCAGATTCCTTTCAGCTTTTTGATTTCCTCTATACACCTCAATTATGTAGCTTAATGACTGAAACGTGTGAAAAGACAGCCCCAGTGGCAGCAGTATGTTTAAAAGCGGAGGTGAGCAGTCAACATGAAACAGATGAGTTACAAAGGATACGTTATTAACAAAAAAATTGAAATATTTAAATACAAACAGCATAAGGCTTGTTGCGGCAATGCTTAGTATAAGGTATCTTCTTTTTTTCTGAACAGGTGAATTTTCTATAAGTATCCCGCAGGTGAAATCTATAGCGATAAGAGATGCAAGTATGAATATGTATGCCGGAACAAAGGCCATATAAAATATTGTGCTAGCCGCCAAAAGCATAAGATTTCTGTATTTTTGAGGGAGAGTGAAATACAAAAGCGTAACAACAGGGAAAAACACAAGAAACTGCAACGAGTTAAAAAGCAAGTGCTACACTACCTCCAGCTAATTGTAATCAGAAGATCCATAGGTTTATTGTGTCTGATTTTAGATGAGATAAACCTGTTAAGTCAAGCGTACAGAGCTTTTCAGGATATAACATATCAGCTTAAAATAGCTCTTGACAAATGTGTTATCTAAATGATTTTATATATAAATTTTTTTCCATTGGGATGTTTGTTTATGCTTAGGTGTGTGGGTTTAGGAGATGTAGCTAAGATTGTATTCCTGGTTTTTTTTGGTGGGGTTATGGGTGGAATAGCGTCTTTTTTTCTGGAATTAGTAAGTAATGCTGGTAATAATAAGCGTCCTTCATGTTTTTATTTGCAAAAAGGGAATGGCGGTGTGGAGGTTTCCCAAGGCAACTCTCCTACATGTGTCATAACTAACGACAACAAAAAGCTTTGTAGGAAAATGTACATAATTCATTTGTTAGTAAGAGGTTTTATAGGGGCAGCAGGTGCATTTGGTGGTTTATTGGTTTTATTTGTAACAAGTAGATTCCCCAAAGAACCTATATTTACTACTGGAAATATGTTGTTTTTACTGAGTTTTTTTGTAGTTAGCGGTTATGCCAGTGATCGTCTGTTACCTGCCATTAGCAACGCTTTATTAAAAAGAATAGAAGAGGTTGAAAAGAGACAAGTTGACGCAATAAAAGATGTGGAAACACTGAAATCAGAGAAAGACAAACTACATTTTAAACTTAACGTTTCAGATGCCCGCACTTTCGGATACCACGCTTTAAGCTCACCAACAACTACTAATATTTCACTTGCGATAAACAAAGTAGAAACAGTTTTATCAACGGACGAATCGCTTAAAATTGATAGATCTATGAATTTTTTACTGGTAAATTTATATAAACAAGCTAAGAATTATGAAAAAGCTATAGATATTATCAACAAGTTTATAGAGAGTATGGATGCTGATAAGGCCAAATCTAAATCACCCGAACTTCCTGAAAAAGAAGAAGAATTTAAGAGGAATATTGCTGATGCACATTTTCACAAAGCGTGTCTCTACTCACTTCAAGCTGAAAAATTAAAAGATTCAGATGGTGCTGCATATAAACAAATGATTCAAACAGTATTTGATGAATTGAAAATGTCTTTTGATAATGTAGAAAATAAAGAAGCGGCTAAAAATAATAAAACAGATTTTAACTCTATAAAAGAAGAAGCTGCATTTAAGGAATTGGTTAATAGTTAATGTATATAATCTAATCCTTATAATAAAGGACTGGCATTAAGTCCCAAGTTGCGCTTCTTAACCTCCCATGTATCTGTTGCATATTTCAGAGGTTTCAAGAAGCGCTCGATTTAAGGAATTTTTGAAATCCAAAAGATCCACAAATCCCAGCACAGCTGAAATTGCCTGCAGTGCTGCTGTGTCTTCCCCAAGCGCTTTTTCGCCACGCAACCGCAAAACCGTCTCAAGCTCTCTGTATAGAAGGTAATTTCCTATTAGCTTTATTGTTTCCACATGAGATAAAAAACCGTGACGGGTTAACCTTTTTAATGCCATAACCGTCCCCGGCACTATAATTGACGGCTCTTTAGATGAGTTTTTAAGCACAAGATACTGGCTCAGAAACTCAATGTCCTCAATACCGCCACTGTGAAGTTTTATGTTAAGCCCCTCATCGGGCTTTAACAGCTCCCGTCTGATTTTCTCCCGCATTGATATTATCTCAACAGCACTAATCACTGCTCCTCGCAGAGGGATAACCTCCCATTTCATGTTTAGAAATTCTCTTCTTAAATTAGAGTCTCCAGTAATTGGACGAGCCTTCACAAGGGCTTGTAACTCCCAAAAACGCGCCTTATTGAGGTAGTAGTCCTTTAGGCCGTTTATAGTATTTACAAGCTGTCCCTTTGAACCCTCTGCTCTCAGCCTTGTGTCAACCTTGTAAGTGTAACCCTCTTTTGTATAGGCTGTAAGTGTGCGCAGGATTTTTTGAGATGCCGCATTTATCCGTTCATCCTGAGCATCATCTGCTATAAACACGATGTCTAAGTCAGAGCCAAAGGTTAGTTCCCTGCCGCCAAATTTACCAAACCCTGCAACACATAGATTTAGCTCAGCCGCAGCGCTTCTTACAACTGCTCCCATTACAGCATCAGCCACCCGGCTAAGTTCCTTAAGTGTACTGCCGGGAGTTTTCTTTCCTCGCATGTACATAATTCCAATACGGAGCTCCTCCATTTTCTTAAATGCAGACACTGCCTCTGACACAGAACTCGTATTCTTAACCATATCTGATAGCTCCCTAACCATAACCGACAGTGGTTTTGTTAACTCCGTGCCGGATGAAAGCATATCCAGATATTTTCTGTCACCAATTACAATAGATGTCAGATACGGGCTCACTGCAAAAATCTCTACCAGAGTATTAATTAGCCACCGGTTTGAATTAAAAAGTTCAAGATACGGCGGTGTTGCTACAAGGATTTCTGAAAATCTCCTGAGATTGCTAAATGCCATCTCAGGATTGGCTGATTGTAACGACAGCTCTGCAAAGACCGGCATTATAGCGTCCTGAAGTTTTCTGCTTTGAAGCGTTTGAAAGGAACTCATCGTCTCTCGTATCTTAGCAATACTGTGGTTTATATGTTCCGGGTTTTGGATTTGCATATCTGTTAGTTCATCAATAAGTTTTCCGGCTTTGTGTTTGTTAAATACTGTCTGTGTGGCAGAATCCTCATCTGACACAGCCTTTTGGGCTGTCCCAAACAGAGAATCGTAAATCTGCCGCACTTGATACCTATTGTTTTTGAGTGTGTCCAGAAATTCTCTTGTACCAACGTATCCCATCTTCCGTGCTAAAGCCTCAAGCTGCTCTCTATCGGTTGGAAGTGAATGGCACTGAAGATCATCTAACATCTGAATACAATGCTCCAGTTTTCTCAGATACAGGTAGTTATTGCATAAAATTGAGTAATCATCATATCCAATCAGGTTTTTTTGAGTCAACTTATGAAGAGCAACGAGAAGTCCTCTTTCCCTTAAAATCGGAGACTGTCCGCCATAGACAAGTTGAAGCGCTTGTGTAAAGAACTCTATTTCACGGATGCCTCCATATCCTTTCTTTATGTCTTTTTCGTCAAAGGTGAAGTCAATCTTGTTTTTGAGTTTTTTAATTTCATCAAATGAGCGTATATCAATGTATTTTCGATAGACAAAAGGAAGCGCCATTTCAAAAAAATCAGCGCTAAGAGCAAAATCCCCCGCAACATGCCTTGCCCTGATAAGAGCCAGCCGCTCCCACTCTCTGCCCCATGACTCATAGTACTGCTCATATGCGCCCAGTGACATTGCAAGCGCCCCTCTGCTGCCTTGTGGCCGCAGCCGCAAGTCAACACGATATACAAACCCGTCTGCCGTGTTTTGATTTAGGGCTTTACTAAGTCCTTCTACGACTTTACTGTAAAACTCATGATTGCTGATCCGGTTTGCCTTGATACCGCTTATATTTAATACACCGTCAGTGTACCCATCGGCTGTACCATAGACACAGATAAAATCCACATCGGAGCTATAATTAAGCTCATTTGCACCAAGTTTTCCCAAAGCAAGCACTGAAAACGCATCAGACTCCGGCTCTCCATGCTGCTTTATCAGATTTTCTTTAACCACTTTTAAGGCAGTCTCTGTAAGCACATCGGCCAGTGCACTTAACTCTTTCATAGAGGCTATCGTGCCGGTTCTGTTTGTCACATTGCGGAGCGTTATCAAAAGTAGATACCATTTTTTAAATTTTCTAAGCCTTGCATTTATCTCCATGTCAGGGAAAAATCCTGCCATCTCCGACAGCAGATATTCTCTGGTTACATCACATGCCGCATTTTTCAAAGAAAATACCAAAGACTCAGGCTCTTTTAGCGCATACACGGAAAGAAACTGGCTGTAACTAAAGACCATCGCAGTACTAAGTAACTCTTCATCGGAAAGTGATTCTGTTACATGAGGATGTTCCTTAAAAAACGCTTTTAAATTTCCATGCGCCCGTTTTGGATCAGGCGTGGTTAATGATAATTCGTTAATGTTTAACATTGATTTATAGAATCTGTTTTTGCGGGTGAAACTCGCAATTGAAACTTTTTAAGCGGCAGAACGCCGGTTAAAAAATTCTAAATCAACAAGCACCAACCAGACATTATCCTAAAACATCCAATCGCTATAAAAAAACCTGAGGTCAAGGAGGCTAGCCTCCTTGTGGGAGAGGGTTTAAGGGAGAGGGCAAAGCCCTTTCCCTTACTCAATTTACCTCTGACCGTCCCACAGTCTGGGGTCAAGCACATCACGCAGACCCTCGCCAAGCAGGTTATATCCTAAAACGGTAATTAAAATAGCCATTCCCGGAAACACAGAAAGCCACCACGCTATTTCAAGGTTATCCTTACCGGCAGAGAGAATATTACCCCAGCTTGGAGTTGGAGGCTGTACGCCGATACCAAGAAAGCTAAGGGCAGATTCAACAAGAATGGCCCCTGCTATGCCAAGCACCGCTGAGACAATGACAGGGGCAAGGGCATTGGGCAACATGTGTTTAATTATCAGTCTGAGGTCAGACGCTCCTATGCTCTTAGCAGAAAGAACAAATTCCCGGCTCTTTAGCGACAAAAACTCCGCCCTCACCAGCCGCGCCACACCCATCCACGACGTTAACCCTATCACAGCCATTATATTCCATATAGTTGAATCAAGAAAGGCAATTACCGCTAAAATCAAAAAAAACGTAGGGATTGCAAGCATAATATCCACAAAACGCATTATTACCCTGTCAACAAAAGAGCCATAAAATCCGGCTGCCGCACCTGCCGCTATCCCAGTTAAGGTGGCTAATCCCACAGAGACAAACCCCACAGAAAGTGAAATCCGGGCGCCATAGAGCATCCTGCTTAACACATCACGGCCAAGATCGTCAGTGCCAAGAAGATGAGACATATCCGGAGCAGACAGGATGTGGTATCTGTCAATCGCCTCAGGATTATACGGACATATAAGGGGAGCAAATATAGCCGCCAGTGTCAGAAAGACAACCACCACACCCCCTGATATGGTAAGCACATTGAAACCGATTCGTTTTATGAATGTGTCTTTTAAAATTGCCGACACTCCTTCTAACGGTTGTTAAGGTAGTTTCTGATAAATGACAACCCCTTTGAAGCAGCAGCTCTTAAACCCATGTCTTTCACAGCTTTTAAAGTGCCCACAGAGAGCGCTTTTTTAATCAACTTAACATTATTCCGTCTGTCAACCATCTTCTCAGC
The Nitrospirota bacterium genome window above contains:
- the glnE gene encoding bifunctional [glutamate--ammonia ligase]-adenylyl-L-tyrosine phosphorylase/[glutamate--ammonia-ligase] adenylyltransferase, with the protein product MLNINELSLTTPDPKRAHGNLKAFFKEHPHVTESLSDEELLSTAMVFSYSQFLSVYALKEPESLVFSLKNAACDVTREYLLSEMAGFFPDMEINARLRKFKKWYLLLITLRNVTNRTGTIASMKELSALADVLTETALKVVKENLIKQHGEPESDAFSVLALGKLGANELNYSSDVDFICVYGTADGYTDGVLNISGIKANRISNHEFYSKVVEGLSKALNQNTADGFVYRVDLRLRPQGSRGALAMSLGAYEQYYESWGREWERLALIRARHVAGDFALSADFFEMALPFVYRKYIDIRSFDEIKKLKNKIDFTFDEKDIKKGYGGIREIEFFTQALQLVYGGQSPILRERGLLVALHKLTQKNLIGYDDYSILCNNYLYLRKLEHCIQMLDDLQCHSLPTDREQLEALARKMGYVGTREFLDTLKNNRYQVRQIYDSLFGTAQKAVSDEDSATQTVFNKHKAGKLIDELTDMQIQNPEHINHSIAKIRETMSSFQTLQSRKLQDAIMPVFAELSLQSANPEMAFSNLRRFSEILVATPPYLELFNSNRWLINTLVEIFAVSPYLTSIVIGDRKYLDMLSSGTELTKPLSVMVRELSDMVKNTSSVSEAVSAFKKMEELRIGIMYMRGKKTPGSTLKELSRVADAVMGAVVRSAAAELNLCVAGFGKFGGRELTFGSDLDIVFIADDAQDERINAASQKILRTLTAYTKEGYTYKVDTRLRAEGSKGQLVNTINGLKDYYLNKARFWELQALVKARPITGDSNLRREFLNMKWEVIPLRGAVISAVEIISMREKIRRELLKPDEGLNIKLHSGGIEDIEFLSQYLVLKNSSKEPSIIVPGTVMALKRLTRHGFLSHVETIKLIGNYLLYRELETVLRLRGEKALGEDTAALQAISAVLGFVDLLDFKNSLNRALLETSEICNRYMGG
- the rsxE gene encoding electron transport complex subunit RsxE, translating into MQSQQKSTNYWSLLLIGVFKENAIFRLAISLCPAIAVTTGLKTGTLMGIAVVFVTVMVNITVSAIRAFIHPKIRIPVFMLIISGWVTVADLSMAAFARDAYKQMGLYIQLIVAFASILTRAEVFASKRSVVPSFFDGIGSGVGFMFALICISFFRELLGKGALWGIDIIHAKPLLIMLLPTGGFIATGILMGFFNWIDIRFYGGKGAGGAGGH
- a CDS encoding MBOAT family protein, producing MLFNSLQFLVFFPVVTLLYFTLPQKYRNLMLLAASTIFYMAFVPAYIFILASLIAIDFTCGILIENSPVQKKRRYLILSIAATSLMLFVFKYFNFFVNNVSFVTHLFHVDCSPPLLNILLPLGLSFHTFQSLSYIIEVYRGNQKAERNLLIYALYVMFYPQLVAGPIERPQNLLKQFYEKHTIDYVRITNGLKLMTYGLFKKVVVADRLAAFVDKAYLSPQQYAGVPMIIATVFFGVQIYCDFSGYTDIARGSAEVMGFRLKHNFRQPYLSESISDFWKRWHISLTSWFKDYVYVPLGGSKVSDIRHYFNVFLVFLVSGLWHGANWNFIVWGVLNAFYYIFASLTINFRKKIVTLSGIYKAEFFYRLIRVLTTFSLITFSWIFFRAKNISEAFLIIRGLFVNIQNIVDSSYLTSVINEIGISVTNVVIAVLSIVFVTGVDIVQRHHDIRELFSKRKPVLRWSVYYAAVLSIVFLGVFTKRHFIYFSF
- a CDS encoding ABC transporter permease — translated: MKRIGFNVLTISGGVVVVFLTLAAIFAPLICPYNPEAIDRYHILSAPDMSHLLGTDDLGRDVLSRMLYGARISLSVGFVSVGLATLTGIAAGAAAGFYGSFVDRVIMRFVDIMLAIPTFFLILAVIAFLDSTIWNIMAVIGLTSWMGVARLVRAEFLSLKSREFVLSAKSIGASDLRLIIKHMLPNALAPVIVSAVLGIAGAILVESALSFLGIGVQPPTPSWGNILSAGKDNLEIAWWLSVFPGMAILITVLGYNLLGEGLRDVLDPRLWDGQR
- a CDS encoding FMN-binding protein, which codes for MNTKEIIKITINLLIIYIVGGVLLAGVYAKTSPLIFQANEKEKKEALQRMMPEADKIEKLGDWHPHEKHAEYFVAKKDGKVLGYVVQAFGKGYSSYINILFSVGEDFVIKNMDILKQAETPGLGDEVSTESFKKQFPGKKLDTLKVVKEETKEYVQAITGATISSRAVTEDGVKKGLEFLQGALKGDGGHGDAKPTEEH
- the rsxC gene encoding electron transport complex subunit RsxC, giving the protein MSFTTFPLGGIHPPERKELASAVSIEVMPQPQRVVIPLSQHIGAPCKASVEVGQEVKAGEVIGTPEGFVSAPVHASITGKVTAFTSVLMPIGRMVQAVVVERAANRPDEAWQPAEDDKDYLKRSPDELKGRIKAAGIVGMGGATFPTHVKISPPKEKPIDAVIINGAECEPYLTADHRVMLEYPESVIEGLKILMAILGVTKGYVGIESNKPDAITKMLEAAKGSNIEVRTLQIKYPQGAEKMLIKSILSREVPAGGLPMDVGVVVQNVGTANAVYEACRYGKPLIERVVSVTGGGIKSPKNLKVKVGTPVSQLIETCGGLKPTAGKIISGGPMMGFAFYDLNTPVIKGTSGIVVLEQKDATGSDKFYNCIRCGRCVDACPMGLMPLMLSLFSEKGHYADAKDYHLFDCFECGSCTYVCPAKRPIVQQIKLAKTQVKP
- a CDS encoding RnfABCDGE type electron transport complex subunit D, with the translated sequence MEAGKENKLIVSVSPHIKSSESVDKIMWTVTATLLPTFVMGVYYFGPKAVIVTLLCIIGSLLSEYFVQKLAGKDISLKDGSAVLTGLLLGMNMPSTLPFYIPLLSSFVAVAITKQLFGGLGYNVFNPALMGRAFALITWPRAMTTWAQPIANFTGMDAKTTATPLGILKEQGLDKLLEVFGSKMHLYSELLLGHRAGSLGETSVIAILIGAAFLLLRGYITLRIPAAFLASVAAGAWVFGGKQGIFTGDPLVHVLSGGLMLGAFYMATDYVTCPTTKKGQMLFGAGCGLLTILIRLKAGYPEGVMFSILIMNCFTPLIDRGFRTEVFGAKKKA